actgagagatattaaagttctcgtgagacagggccagaacggtttctggatcccctgtcttgactttgaaaatttactataaattatccagaaagaattagaagtcatgccttatatgtgaagattccattttgagtctagtttcattagaaacaaacagcaccagtattaaagccctgtacagagagatattcaagtggtaacgcgcgaaggtcagtgtagttgacccctgtaacatgggtgactttaactaataaactgtaccaattggcccgaccaaaaattctagaaataaattcatggatggatatatgagtatagtttcagggaaaatttacagaattggttttcgagttctggaactcgagatatgatttttaaggtaacagtgacgcagttagctagcctgcctgaaacaaaaatttcataatttccaagagggaaataagggaagtaagcccggtaacacctcgtggtcgaatccggtgacggtcacgggtttggggtgttacaggtaagaTGAACAAGGTGAACTGGGAAGTTAAGCAAAATTTAgataacatttatatatatacatataaattcatATTCAAAACAAACCAACATGGTAAAACCTAAAGTACTCCAAAAAGtaaatttcaacaataatataaaTCGTTAAATAAAAAGAATATTTGACTAACAATTCAAGAAACCATTCCATAGATTTGTTTTCTTCTTCTAGCTCGAATAATCAAAGAGACATGTCTTCATGTTAGAAAAGCAATACAATCTATCAATATCTATATAAAAGAACcaacattaaaaacaaaaaagtGAAAACTATTAGTAAGTACTCACATGGAAACCAGGAAAACTAAGAAACTTCATAATCTAAAATTCTAAATCAATAGCATAGATAATACTTTCACTTCCAACCAACAAAGTTAAACATTTTGGTATACAAATGCATTAAAAAAAGGCATTGATATAAGTTGCATTATTCATATACCTATTTGCAATTCATTCGCAAGCTATCTTAGTATCAAAGCTACTAAGGCATATTGCAAACGCCTGAAAAGCCGAGATCGGATACTGGTAATCCATAGTAAATACGTCCTTCTCAACTTTCCCGAATTGGAGGATGACATTCTCTTGTTGCTCCTGCCTGACAACCACATTCTTCGTAAAAGCAAACAATTGGAAGTTTTTAACGAAAGCAACTGTCATCCGTCCATTGAAGTTAAGACACCAACATTAGAGTTGATCATGCCATCTTAGTGCCTTGTTCTTCAATACCAACATTCCATCTCTCAAGCTAGATAAAGGTCCAAACTGGGAACTTTTGGTACGAGTTGATTTTGATTTAAAGAAAGGTAGTGATGGAAAGGTGTCTAGATTACTATGTAGGAATTTAGTCTGCATGAGAGCAACACCTCCGAGTTCACTAGAAGAGGTTGGGATGGCATCGATGATGCATTGCATTCTCCTTGGACCTCTAtttttgataatatgttaatttatttCATTGACCATTAgaaataatgataaaaataagTGATAGAAAAAGAAACTTTCAACATACATCTTACCTAAAACCTAGGACATTCAACTCATATGAGATGTGGGCTATAGGATAGTTACTAGTCGATACCCAATGAGAAATTTGTTTTGCATTCATTAACCTAGTGGAGCAACTTTTTGTAAATTTGGCTCCAACATTTGGGGGTTGTGAATCATAGATTGCAAATTTGGTCCCCAAAAAGTTTGATCTGTTTAAGCAAATCAAGAATAAGTTTAGGTTTCCAAAAATGAGTAATGTTATCACTCAAATCATAATCCACCTAATAGTACCTCAATTTTCCAATGTAGGTATTGCTACCTTTTGACACATCATCCACAGTCAATGAGATGATATAATCTGTACAAGTAGGCTGACGACACTTTCTTGCAGCAAGAAGGAACTTTCCATCCTTATTTGAAGCTGCCAAAAACATACACtttgaaacaatttaaaataatatagctAAAAAATCAATATATAAGGAACTCACTACAATTAACAAATAGTTACAGTACTAACTTTCTATGAATATAACTATGTAAATATCCTTaatgtgtttaattcaatcaacaaTCGTTAGCAAAATTTGCTTTTAGAAGGCAACAACAAACAACACAACTTTACAAGTTAATATATATGAGAGTAAAATTGACAATAAACCATTCTAGAAGTAAGAAAATAGAaagcataaataaataaataaaagccaCTCACATTGGTTCAGGCCAAGGTAAAGATAATATGTTTGGTTGTTACAATTGTGTTTTATGTAACATTGAAGAAGGGAGTGCCTTGGACCAGGCTGCAAAGGGAAAAAACAATGAATATATGTAAGTAAATTTAGAATTACTCATCCACAAATAATCAATGAATAATGAAAATCGTTCCAAGTACAAACATAGAACTTATAATCTATTCTACATAATAACTTAGATTCTTTTCAAGAAATTACATTGCCTAAGAACTCTTAAGTTCACAATTCATATTAGACAACTAGCTGTTGAGAAAAACTCTATATTCTCATTTTATTACTagaatttcaaaaaattttactAAACCTTGTGATGATGTACAAGATATTGATCTAGTACCGAACTTTTGATTCTAAAAGTTCCTTAAAAGTATCGAAATGTGATACTATAATGCAAACTATGTAATACAAATCTTAGTTTAAACTAACCACTAATAAGGGTCAACACCATTCAACCATCACTAAAGATTCAAAGCCAAAATGTATGAGTGAAAGCAAATCgatcatataaataataaaatatacttagaaaaggaaagaaacaagTACATGCTGGCATCTATCACCTGCTTCAATGAGATTGGGAATGTCAAGTTGCCGGAGATTTCTAGGGTTTTTACAAGTTCCTTCATAATCTCTCTCCAATTCCTACACACACTGACACAAGAAACTACTATTTTTCTTGTAGGCCAAGTAACCTCCGATGCTTCTATTCTCATCAACACATCCCTTAAAAGCTCGTATGGCATGTTTACCCAACAACTCTGCTTGAATGCATCGATGCGAACTAAGTTATCTTGTACTACCCTAAGCAACCTTGATTAACATTTTCTAGATATACTCCCTAACTCCCCTTTCATGTCCTAGATAATGCTCTTAAATGGCATTGGTGGCTCCTTCACTTCTAATTCTCCAAGACCCAATTATTGTTTAACAGTGTAGTTCACCTCTACAACCTCAAAACATCCAAGTTTCCCTCAATTCTCACCAAAATCACTACCCAATCAACACTAATGATTTCAATTGTGGAATTATACCCTCCAAGATTTTAATCAGCATGATATTGAATAAGATCCAAAGTGATTCAACACCAATCATCAGTAATTCTCTTAAAAAACAATAGAGATAACCATAACTCTCTCTCACAAACACTCAACATTATGCACCAATAGCTTGGGATTTTATCAATagtacaaaagaaaaaaaaatacccTTCACCTAAAAAATCTAGTAACTGAACAAAGGTAGTGTAAAAAATGATCAATAAGTTTAAAAGAAAAAGTATTCAAACAAATTCCCACAAATCTCTCTCCTTATCCTAACTAACCAAGACTCGTAAAACTAACACATAGTATAAAAATGAAGACATATTATGAATTATCAAAGTACATGCAAGAGAAAGAACATCGAGATGGATTGGGTTAATGCTTACCAACTTGActaatttttcaattttcataatatataaatatcaaaatttgacaaattaaattaattttaatttgtcaaaattaatttttcaaattttataaaataaaagtcatgatttaatattaaattctaTATATTTAGAAAAGAATAATTCATAGCAATTGTACACAAATCCATATTAAATTTGGAGTTTTATAGAAgtgttttttttctaaaattttatttgcactATTCTTTTATAGAAAGTGTCTCATTAAGAAATTACTCTTTGGGTAAAAGAGTGAAAAATAGAGTATACTTATTGATAATATTGGGATAAATCAAAATAGTCATAAAGCTAACATAATCAATAAACTCGGATGGTTGATCCCATCAAATACAAATTATTTTATCTAAAGGTAGTAAAACTAGCAAAGTAATAAATTGGGGGTTGTTATGAGGAAGTTcggattcaattttaaaaatgattaaaatgaaatatttttgGTCATTAAATAGAATCCAAGTTGTCTCATCTTTTCTTCCACCGGATATCTCAAATTGGACAAAATTTGTCATCACATCTCATTTGCATTTCATGCCCCATAAAATATACTCTTAGTAACTCCTTGAAGCTATATATTTGCCTTTGTCCACACACACATTTTAATTTCACAAATCCAACCTCCAGCCTACATCATCTTTCTAAGCCCCGAACACCGCCAAAAGTCACTCCATAATGAGTTGCGAATTATCATATGTTAGAAGTCGACGAATCATTCGATAAGTTTGATATTTTCTTTACTGAAAATTTTGTTTCCCAAGTTAGATGCTTTAACATGCAACGGAATTATAAAATGAGAGTGCTTTATAGAGTGTCTAAAAAGACAAACAATGCATAATTATACACTGTTAATCTTGAAATTATGTCttataacatataaaacatttaaGGGTATAAAGCAGGGTAGCTGGTATTGTTTCGGTACCGCTCATATTGGCTAGAATGCTCTGTTTCAGTAGTAGATCCGAACAACAAACTTTTAGTTCCGTTTCAATACAAATTTTAGTCGATATCGCTTGTACAGGTGCGTACTAGTTGATTTTGCATGTATTGCCCGGAATATGGTGTACCATATTCATGTGAAGCGTGGCATCCTCCTCTTCTTGCTCGTAGACTAGAGGTATTCACGATCCGATCCGCCTAAATCAATTTGAATGAAGTTTGAGTTTAAATTTTCTTACAATTGATCCAACTCAATCCGCAAATTGGCTTTAATTCATTGCATTTGCCTCTTTCATATTTTAATTTAGGTTAAAATTTGCCACAAGCCCCCATACTTTTCTAATAATAGGAACTTAGTATCTATATTTTTAGTTCATGGAATTTAGTCtatctatttttcaaatttcaaaatttaggtacaattattaatactattaatttttttgttaaattcaagttaattaagtaatcattttaaattacatgggtaccaaataagtatattttttattcaaaaagtcataataataaatttaataaaaaattatcaatGTTAACAATaaaacctaaattttaaaatctaaaaaaactaaattccataaaaaaatacaaaacttATAACATAACCTTTAATTTATTCATATAAGCCAGGCATTTAATTTATCCTAATCATAGAAAATAATTCATGCAAATGGCACGCCAGACTCATCCGTCAGGAAAAACAATACTCTTcgttaataaatcaaatacaaattaaccatttttggCTTCACCTTTAGCTCTAAGGATTGGAAGTTCCCTTTTccttttctgtttttttttttttttgggggtggtCTTATGACTGTTGTGTCTGATATTTTCGACCGTTACTAAAAGTATTTATTAATTTGGAAGGCCATATTGTGATGACGCTGACATGTACATCTGCGTCCTGCTCCAACCCCACCCTCCCAAATGAAATATTTACATTTAAGTTCCATTTTAATAAGGAACTAAGCTGATTTTAAGTTagtcaaaattttgtttttcgaCAGAAAAACACGTGTAAAAAATTAATTGGTCTcacaatgaaaaattaaaaattaaatatattccaGAAAATGCGTATTTAATTCAAACAATGCCAATATATCAATGGACTGAGTAGTGAATTGAAAGCAAAGAGAGAAGAAGAAGACAAAAGAGGAACGCTCCCTCTCATTTTCCATCAACCTGAACAAAACCATCTCTCTTTTCTGGGTAAATCAATCCTCCTTCACTCCCTGTACATTTGTATTATAATTGTATGTTACAGCTTTATGAAGTAGAAGGATACTGTGAAGTTCCAGTGATGGGAATTGATCATGTTTTCTACATTACTTGCATAAATTCTGGGAGGCGCCACTAGATTGAAATTCCAGATTTCTTTCCATATAAATCCCTTTCTTTTTTCAGTTTTATTTGGCAGGTTTTACCATCTAAATTTCCCGCTTTTCGATCTCGTTTTTCATGCCTAATCTATTTCCTGTTTTGTCCCCCCTTTTTTTAGCATAAATACACAGGGGACTAGCCCTGTTTCATATCGTCTTCATTTCTCTTACTCTTTCATCTGTATATTAGCCTTTAGTTTCAGGTTTTAGAGTTTCCGTCCTTTGGTTCTTAAAACTCTTTTGTCATATTAAGGTAAAAGAGGAGAAGATGGTTCACATGATGAACAAGATCGAGGAAAGTTCAAGATGGTGGTGGTTTGATAGTCACCACGACGGTTCAAAGCGCTCCCAATGGCTTCAATCCACTCTTTCTGGTAACACCCCTTTCTCCTTTCTACTTTCTTCATCACTATCTTAGAGCATTTCTTGGCATTTCTTGTTTCTTGACCGTTGGAGACATTGTGCATgcctttttcttttcattctcatgaacgtttcaatttttttaaattgcTTTTTCTGCAGTATCACTTTACAGATATGTAAAAAAAGGACAAACAAAAACGAAATGATGAGAAGACTCTGTTAACTTTTAACCTTGAGGTGAAGAACAAAAGATATTAATAATGGGATTGCAATGGTTTCTTGAGAATTGGATCTAGAAGAGCAAGGActagggaaaaagaaaaaataattttatgctaATAGTATTATTTAACAAACATTACAAAGTAATCCTAATTAGTGTATTATTGACTGCGTAATGACTGACTGGTGGGGCCTTATGTTATACAGTAGGTTCCACCAGaaacccttttcttttatttgtaaGACAAGGGTAGAGATTATTCAGGAACCTGAGAGGTTATCTTAGTGTGAaatacatttttttttctctagGAGCACAGAATGGGGTTGTGTTGGACAACAACTATATGCTTACTATACAAATAAACcttctatttcaaattttcaacaccAAAGCTAGAAGTGAATCTAGTTCTAGGATTCAGGATACAAGGTTTTTGAAATCAGAGACCTAACAAGCTGGTGTGGTCTTGGCAACAATATGGAATTTAACCTTGAGCCGAAGATTTGCTCATGGTGTTAGGGATGCAATGGCATGATGAGCTGGTATTGGAATGGTTGACTTGTAGTTCCTGTTTTGTGTGTTAATATCTTAATCATCATGGCTTGCGTTTGGATGGCTGTTCAAATTTCTGTTGTCTGAGATCTTACAGGCTTTAGCATGTACATGTGGGTGGCCCTCAGTGTACAGGGACCCTGAAACTGAAGTCCCACCAGACATTGTTAACTTTCTCACTTTTCCATATTTCCCACTAACTTCTAAGTGTAGCTTTGCAGCTCAAGTAATTAGTCTTCCAAAAACGTTACTTTATGAGCTAATAATGAATTGGATCCCTTGCATCTCAGGTTAATTATAAATGGATCATTATAGGGAACGGGAATAGATTTGGATAGGACCCTTTGCTCATATTTAATTTAGCAATTGATCCTTTCTCTTCTATATGTCTGCCATTGAGAGATCTTTGCTTGATTAAAAGACCAGAAAGGTTCTGTTGCCATGTTGTTTTACCAGGGTGAAACGTTAACATTGACCAACTCATTAAACTTCCtggaattattttctttttccattatttGTTTGTTCTGTTTATTTGCTGAAGTGATTGAATGGTTTTATTTTAATGATAGAGTTGGACTCCAAGACCAAGGCAATGCTAAAATTGATTGAGGAAGATGCAGATTCTTTTGCAAAGCGTGCAGAAATGTATTACAAGAAACGTCCCGAGTTGATTAGCTTGGTTGAAGATTTCTACCGATCCCATCGTTTACTCGCTGAGCGGTATGATCAAATTAAGTTGGACCCTGGAAATCGCCTTGTAACAACATTGGGATCCCCGTTTTCTTCCATGAAGTACTGCCATTCAGAGAAGACGATCAACTTGATGGATAAACTCTATGATAGCAGCTCCGAGACCTTTGATTCTGAAGACTATGCTGAATCAGAAGTTGATGACCCTGAAAATGATGAAACTGGGGAGGAAGTCGAGGATCCCAAGCAGGAAGATAAATACGAAGCCGGTTTAGTAACTAAAGAAGGCCATGTTGTGAAGGAAGATGAATCTTCAAAGGTGTTCCGTGATGAATTGATGAAGTTAAGGGAAGAAATAGAGAAACTGAAAGAAGAGAACAAGGTTCAGAAGGCTCAATTAATTCAGAAAGATGAAGAGAAGAAAGAGGTGATTAGACAACTCAGTTATGCTGTCCAAGCGCTCAAGGATGAGAACATGGAGCTGAAGAAGAATATGGTTAAAAGACCATCCCCCAGTAAATGGAGTCcctttgaatttaacaaaataaagggaggactatttgggatgtTGTTGAATGGGTCCCCATTGTCTCGTTCTACTATCATTGCCCTGTAGTTTTAGTTAGGTTGCATTAAGGTAAGtagcatatacatatacatataggaAAAGAGGGCAGTTCAAATTAGGAACTTAGAAGaattgtcatacatgtgtttaccTTCTGAGAAAATTTTTCAGTGTTTGCTATTCTTTCGTTCAATTGTTTCATTTGTGTACTTGTTTTCCCTTGTTActatttctttttttgtttttccttaTTGTGACAGAGTTGAACTTAATGTAGTCTTTGTGCTAATAATATAAGCATTTTTTGGTACCAAATCAGAGTTCATACTAATAATTTGAATTAAATATAATAGTCAACAACCATGGttaacaatatcaaaaataaatatatagaaaacataaaaagaaaagagtGAAGCTACAAGGAACAATGCCATCAGCAGAAATTCACACACCAGAAAGCTTCTGCAATATACTAAATACTAGCAAACCAAGAAACAATGTTGGTTTTAAAGCTCGAGCTGAAGTTGGATAAACCGAAGTGGATACCGGCAAAGGGCTGTTAGATGGTGAAAATGCGAAACCAGGAGCAGGGGCCACGATGTTATCCGGATTCGGGGGACTGGGGCTTGAAGGAATCGTGGGCATCGACGAATCAGTAGAAGGTGCCACACCATTCGGAGTAGGGAACAAAGGCTCAATATCAGGGGGTAAACTTGGAGAAGAAGCAAGAGGTGCACCTGGAAGGAATGCCGGTGCAGCTGATATAGTTGAGTATTGTACATGTAAATATTGCTGAGATGATGAAGATAAGGGTAGTGAAGAAAAATAAGCCATTAAAAACATGAACAAGTTTCCCCATGGTGACCAAAGGGAAGCCATTGAAAATGAAGATAAATCGGTATGAGTTGTCCAAGTAAGGAAAATTTGAATGCATGAATGTATGAGAAGAATGGAGTTGTAGGTGTTTTTATGTGCAGATGAGGGAAGAAGTGTGATGGTGAAAAAGAGAGTGGGTGCTGCAAGTCAAAAGATGGTTGCTAACTTTAATGGTAAAATACAGCTCCATGGGTTGGCTACTAGACAATGTGGATAAGTTATTTTCTTCAAGGTCTACATCATGATATAGGGTTTCTTTTATccttttcctttgattttttttcCTATGTTTCACCCGTGACCTTTTTTGAAATAGATAGCTAAAATTGTAAGACAATGTTGAGTCTTATTAAAGTATGTGTGGAATCATGGATATGACAATGGAATTGAAAATTCTTATATTATTTGGTTGGTAAAATCTTGCTATTAGTCCATTTAATTTacgaattttgtgaattttgttcatgtttagtccctgtactttttgaattttaaaattttaatccttaCCAAATGATAATTGCTAAATTCATTAAGTTGTGTTATGttattttccaaaatttgatgtgttaaacatattatcatatatgtAATGCCATGTCAAATGATTATTTTCAGATATTACTCGCTAAAAATCCAGTTAA
Above is a genomic segment from Gossypium arboreum isolate Shixiya-1 chromosome 8, ASM2569848v2, whole genome shotgun sequence containing:
- the LOC108489861 gene encoding protein NETWORKED 3A-like; this translates as MVHMMNKIEESSRWWWFDSHHDGSKRSQWLQSTLSELDSKTKAMLKLIEEDADSFAKRAEMYYKKRPELISLVEDFYRSHRLLAERYDQIKLDPGNRLVTTLGSPFSSMKYCHSEKTINLMDKLYDSSSETFDSEDYAESEVDDPENDETGEEVEDPKQEDKYEAGLVTKEGHVVKEDESSKVFRDELMKLREEIEKLKEENKVQKAQLIQKDEEKKEVIRQLSYAVQALKDENMELKKNMVKRPSPSKWSPFEFNKIKGGLFGMLLNGSPLSRSTIIAL
- the LOC108489862 gene encoding classical arabinogalactan protein 26-like, giving the protein MASLWSPWGNLFMFLMAYFSSLPLSSSSQQYLHVQYSTISAAPAFLPGAPLASSPSLPPDIEPLFPTPNGVAPSTDSSMPTIPSSPSPPNPDNIVAPAPGFAFSPSNSPLPVSTSVYPTSARALKPTLFLGLLVFSILQKLSGV